One segment of Parachlamydia acanthamoebae DNA contains the following:
- a CDS encoding ComF family protein, with amino-acid sequence MKKWVGNGLNLIYPPICLECEDSLQNSSSLFCDDCHEQLSLIDPTERCHYCFESKHDFRSGVSLCKRCSLHAPLFRGVGAAFDYEGPAATLVKHLKYLNKPYLAEGAGAFLAYQFFQLQWPIPDLIIPVPLSFMRNLSRGYNQAFLLANAMGNILNCPVAQVLKRKSGDYSQAALDRKQRMTLEQESFFLQENGIIRDKTLLIIDDVRTTGATLNRCAETLLTGYPAKMYGLTLCHTDYEGDGSPRFREKRD; translated from the coding sequence ATGAAGAAGTGGGTGGGAAATGGATTAAATTTAATTTATCCCCCCATTTGTTTGGAATGTGAAGACTCTCTTCAAAATTCTAGCAGTTTGTTTTGTGATGACTGCCATGAGCAGCTTTCGCTAATTGATCCCACTGAACGCTGTCATTATTGTTTTGAGTCAAAACATGATTTTCGATCAGGGGTGAGCCTTTGCAAAAGATGTTCCCTCCATGCCCCTCTATTTCGGGGTGTCGGCGCGGCTTTTGATTATGAAGGTCCTGCGGCAACTCTAGTGAAACATTTAAAATATTTAAATAAACCCTATTTAGCAGAGGGCGCTGGTGCTTTTTTGGCCTACCAGTTTTTCCAGTTGCAGTGGCCTATTCCTGATTTGATCATTCCTGTCCCTTTATCTTTTATGCGAAATTTATCTCGTGGATACAATCAAGCTTTTTTACTGGCAAATGCGATGGGAAACATTCTCAACTGTCCAGTAGCACAGGTTCTAAAAAGAAAGAGCGGTGACTACAGTCAAGCCGCATTAGACCGGAAACAACGTATGACATTAGAACAGGAAAGTTTTTTTCTCCAAGAAAACGGAATCATTCGTGACAAAACGCTTTTGATTATCGATGATGTTCGCACTACAGGCGCCACATTAAATCGTTGTGCGGAAACATTATTAACGGGATATCCAGCAAAAATGTATGGGCTTACGCTTTGTCATACGGATTATGAAGGCGATGGTTCTCCACGATTCAGGGAGAAGCGCGATTGA
- a CDS encoding DUF1611 domain-containing protein, translated as MYADSPIRKEFLAYKDCPPKPNELAIAINTEEELTILRSLHDELGPCIDPDSPQKLLHIPVKSDDIVMTLMLGSQVAEKATFNYVSSVLKLEEIAKTKNKKIYFFVFCNKHIPQQETLFKKVADLIKSQQCENPHIKIIPLTFQNASEIASLMYRSDIAVIRTGAQASHEVKNVVQGQILIHSEATNSSGDQMELLKGIPLWEGGNAQFLIENHQAKIVNPDILKNHLEDYLLERFDDHYLA; from the coding sequence GTGTATGCAGACTCTCCTATTAGAAAAGAGTTTTTAGCATACAAAGATTGTCCTCCTAAGCCAAACGAATTAGCAATCGCCATAAATACGGAAGAAGAGCTTACGATTTTGCGCTCTCTGCACGACGAATTAGGGCCTTGTATAGACCCGGACTCTCCTCAAAAATTGCTCCATATTCCCGTAAAAAGCGACGATATAGTCATGACTTTAATGCTTGGAAGTCAAGTTGCTGAAAAAGCCACGTTCAACTATGTCTCAAGTGTGCTTAAGTTAGAAGAAATAGCCAAAACAAAAAATAAAAAAATTTACTTTTTCGTTTTTTGCAATAAGCACATCCCTCAACAAGAAACCTTATTTAAAAAAGTTGCAGACCTAATCAAATCTCAACAATGTGAAAATCCACATATTAAAATAATTCCCTTGACCTTTCAAAATGCATCAGAAATTGCCTCTCTGATGTATCGTAGCGACATTGCAGTCATTCGAACTGGTGCACAAGCTTCTCACGAAGTAAAAAACGTTGTACAAGGACAAATCCTTATCCATTCAGAAGCAACAAATTCTTCAGGTGATCAAATGGAACTTTTAAAGGGAATTCCTTTGTGGGAAGGGGGAAATGCGCAATTTTTGATAGAAAATCATCAGGCAAAAATCGTTAATCCTGATATTTTAAAAAATCATTTAGAAGACTATCTACTTGAACGATTTGATGACCATTATTTAGCCTAA